One stretch of Lucilia cuprina isolate Lc7/37 chromosome 6, ASM2204524v1, whole genome shotgun sequence DNA includes these proteins:
- the LOC111690116 gene encoding intraflagellar transport protein 20 homolog — MSEELQKAGLFIDDIYRLRVQDPRIATETNELREECLEYANKLEEFKKLAIEFHKIVNNYGKDVEKEKLRAIGTQNMLKTMAKHRQAEQQLYQSKIHEKNLELDRLKSEYQYLQRIESEQQELINNFLMNQ; from the exons atgtctGAAGAATTACAAAAAGCTGGACTATTTATAGATGATATTTACCGTTTACGTGTACAAGATCCTCGTATAGCCACCGAAACTAATGAACTGAGAGAAGAATGTTTGGAATACGCAAATAAATtggaagaatttaaaaaattagccatagaatttcataaaattgtcAATAACTATGGCAAAGATGTGGAAAAGGAAAAGTTAAGGGCTATTGGAAcacaaaatatgttgaaaacaaTGGCCAAACATAGACAGGCAGAGCAACAGTTATATCAG AGTAAAATACATGAGAAGAATTTAGAACTGGATCGTTTGAAAAGTGAATATCAATATTTACAGCGTATCGAATCGGAACAACAGGAacttattaataatttcttgATGAATCAATAA
- the LOC111690111 gene encoding BTB/POZ domain-containing adapter for CUL3-mediated RhoA degradation protein 3 yields MSGDQKSLIKGHSSQYVKLNVGGRLYYTTIGTLTKHNDTMLSAMFSGRMEVLTDSEGWILIDRCGQHFGTILNYLRDGTVPLPESHREIAELLAEAKYYCITELAMSCERALLAHQEPKPICRIPLITSQKEEQMLISSSSKPAVILVVQRQNNKYSYTSNSDDNLLKNIELFDKLSLRFNERILFIKDVIGPSEICCWSFYGHGKKVAEVCCTSIVYATDRKHTKVEFPEARIYEETLQVLLYENRNAPDQELLQATSSVRNPSGGGSSSGASGAGSSGMHQYTSDEEEERTGLARLRSNKRNNPT; encoded by the exons ATGTCCGGTGATCAAAAGTCTTTAATTAAGGGTCATAGTTCACAGTATGTGAAGCTTAATGTTGGCGGTCGTTTATATTACACTACAATTGGAACGCTGACAAAGCATAATGATACGATGTTAAGTGCCATGTTTAGTGGTCGCATGGAGGTGTTGACAGATTCGGAAG GTTGGATACTAATCGATCGATGTGGACAACATTTTGGCACTATACTTAATTATCTACGAGATGGTACTGTACCACTGCCAGAATCTCATCGAGAAATTGCCGAACTATTAGCCGAGGCAAAATACTACTGTATTACCGAGTTGGCGATGTCATGTGAACGTGCCCTGCTGGCACATCAAGAACCCAAACCTATTTGTCGCATTCCTCTTATAACATCACAGAAAGAAGAACAAATGCTAATAAGTTCATCATCGAAACCGGCTGTTATATTGGTAGTGCAACGACAAAATAACAAGTATTCATACACCAGTAATTCGGATGATAATCtcttgaaaaatattgaactaTTCGATAAGTTATCGTTGCGTTTCAATGAACGCATCCTCTTCATAAAAGATGTCATTGGACCGAGTGAGATATGTTGTTGGTCCTTTTATGGGCATGGCAAAAAAGTGGCCGAGGTGTGTTGTACCTCTATAGTATATGCTACAGATCGTAAGCATACAAAGGTAGAATTTCCAGAAGCTCGTATATATGAGGAAACCTTACAAGTGTTATTGTATGAAAATCGTAATGCTCCCGATCAAGAGCTATTGCAGGCGACCTCTTCGGTACGCAATCCCTCGGGTGGTGGTTCATCGTCGGGTGCCTCGGGAGCCGGTTCTAGTGGTATGCATCAGTATACAAGTGATGAAGAAGAAGAACGTACTGGTCTGGCTCGTTTGCGTTCAAATAAACGCAATAATCCCACATGA
- the LOC111690110 gene encoding INO80 complex subunit B codes for MAKRDKEEHSKEKHKKKHKHHKSSKNKTESFEQSKESPHVSLHQESEDIDVEDERNDTPNSLNRSKESTFNNDEETIDVEVEEELMEDSIEIETSIDDTNAAKTINKIEKPSINKKPLKKLEESETVNTKTPVTPSSAANKKNKRRRDSGTSSEEERWLTAVESGKLEEIEDVELRKMKDPKLMTARQRAMYDRNNDTESAPGFSETLMALPTGYKEKEKPQTAEELQKAALKILKRKQQADEKREKDKKKTMERLLKKQESKHRAGNKPKSTKDQKPMISYKNTLEGAIIQLPVGVEFPLAPQLPKEPPKQQLCSIAGCGNPKVYNCSKTNLPLCSFACYRKNVQSLKEIIC; via the exons atggctAAAAGAGACAAAGAAG aaCATAGCAAagaaaaacacaagaaaaaacataaacatcacAAGTCATCCAAAAACAAAACCGAGAGTTTTGAACAATCCAAGGAATCCCCTCATGTAAGCTTACATCAAGAAAGTGAAGATATAGATGTAGAAGATGAAAGAAATGATACACCCAATAGTCTGAATCGTAGCAAGGAGTCCACCTTTAACAATGACGAGGAAACTATCGATGTAGAAGTAGAAGAAGAATTAATGGAGGATAGTATTGAAATAGAAACCAGCATTGATGATACAAATGCAgctaaaactataaacaaaattgaaaagccctcaataaacaaaaaaccattaaaGAAATTAGAAGAAAGCGAAACAGTTAATACAAAAACTCCAGTAACGCCCTCCTCTGctgcaaataagaaaaataaaagacgTCGCGATAGTGGCACCTCCAGTGAAGAGGAACGTTGGTTAACAGCTGTAGAATCGGGAAAACTAGAAGAAATTGAGGATGTAGAATTGCGTAAAATGAAAGATCCCAAATTAATGACAGCACGTCAAAGAGCCATGTATGATCGTAATAATGATACCGAATCTGCGCCGGGATTTTCGGAAACCTTAATGGCTCTACCCACTGGCTACAAGGAAAAAGAGAAACCACAAACTGCCGAAGAACTACAGAAAGCAGCCTTAAAAATACTCAAACGTAAACAGCAGGCTGATGAAAAACGTGAAAAGGACAAAAAGAAAACCATGGAACGTTTACtcaaaaaacaagaaagtaaACATAGGGCGggtaataaaccaaaatcaactAAAGATCAAAAGCCCATGATAAGCTATAAGAATACTTTGGAGGGGGCGATTATACAATTGCCGGTGGGTGTAGAATTTCCTTTGGCCCCTCAATTACCGAAAGAACCACCCAAACAGCAGTTGTGTAGTATAGCGGGTTGTGGCAATCCCAAGGTGTATAACTGTTCCAAAACAAATTTACCTTTATGTAGTTTTGCATGTTATCGTAAAAATGTACAATctcttaaagaaattatatgttga